Part of the Catalinimonas alkaloidigena genome is shown below.
CTTGTCTGAATAGCTCCATATGGTCGGAAATCATTTGCCCATACCATTCGGATTCAGGGTTGTTGAAGGCTACATCCCGTATAAAATTGTGTTCCGAATTTCGCATATCGTTCCAATCGCTGTTCTGCCATATTCCATAATTCAAATGGTCTGTGCCTCTCAAACGGCCTATTCCTCTTCCGGAAGTGTAGGAAACTCCTAAAGGCAGGAAGGGAGAAACACCAGAAGGGTCTTTAACGCTGAAAGCATAGGGCCGAGGGGCGTGGTCTCTTTCCAGTTGCGCCCCTTCCCGGCTGCCTGACTGAAGTTCCCCTCCCAAAACATCTATTTCCTGTTGAAAAACCCAGATTCCTTCGGTATTGCCAGCAGAACGGTTTTGGTTATTTCTTCTATACAAATCCCAGTATACATCCCCTTGCTCGTTCTGACGGGAGCCAAAACGCTCTGTCATCAGGGCAGTGGAGGGATGATCTATTACTACACTGGCAGCGGTAATGGCATCGCTCCACCTTTCCAGGGCAAGGTAGGTTTCTGCCAAAAGGTGATAAGCAGCCAGGTCCGAGACCTGCCCATCAGCTACATCATTGATCCCGGCCAGATTTTGCGCAGCAAACTCCAGATCAGCTACCGCTTGCTCGTATACGGCCTGCCGCGAAGCCCTTTGATAATCCGTTTTGGGAGAGCTTACCGCTTCCAGCTCTATAGGAACCCCACCGTACAGGTAACCCAGATTACGATAAGAAAGTCCTCTGAAGAGCTTGGCCTCTGCTTCAATCTTTACCTTTTGTTCATCAGTGAGCTGAGACTCACCTAACCTGTCCAGAATGATATTGGCCGATGAAATAATTTTGTAATACTGATTCCAGTGGTATTCTGCCTGTTCTGAGCTAGGCGTAAGCGTAGCCAGATAGCTGCCGAATCGCTGGTTGAGCTGCTGCGCTCCGTTGTATCCAATGTCAGTACCGTACAGATAGTCCAGGGGACGGTGCTCGCTGGCAGAGAGCATCACCCTGAGGTTATCGTAAAGCGCGTATACAGAAGAATTAAAATCACTGATTGTCTCAAAAGCATTTTCCGGGCTGGCAAAGTCCAGCGGGGTCTCTTCCAGAATTTTGTCTTCATTACAGCTAATCACTGCCAAAGCTAAAGTCAGAATAAGTAGGTATTTTCTATATTTTTTCATCTCGCTGAATTTTAAAGTTAAAAGCTCATATCTAGGCCAACAGAAAAGCCACGCAAAACTGGGCGGCCATTCGTGCCAAACCCGCTTTCTGTTTCCGGATCCCAGCCCTGCCAGTCTGTCCAGGTGTATAGGTTTTTGCCGCTGACAAAAACTTTCAGATTGCGGATGCCTATGTTTTCTGCCAGGTTGCTGTTCAAACGATAAGCTAAAGTAATGTCCTGTAGCCTTACAAAGCTGCGGTCGCCATAGTAGATATAGTCAAAGGCAGGCTCCTGATCCAGTCTGCGGTAGCGGGCATCGGGGTTGGCGGGTGTCCAGTAGTCATAGCCGTTCCACATATTGTTTCTCCGGATGTTGTCGGCACTGCCAAAGCCATCCAGCATATTCCTTCCCCGATAGCTATCTTTTCCTCCCTGTACAGCATTGAGAAAAAATCTGAATGTAAAATTTTTGTATGTAAACTCGTTGAGAATACCGAAGCTGTAGGCGGGCTCTTCCCTTCCCAGTATCACCCTGTCATTGGGGTCAATGAAGTCGTCCCCGTTTTGGTCTACAATGCGATGGGTGCCCACAAAAAACCCTTCCGGAGCTTCCTCGCCCAGTTGGATGATACCAGCCGACTCATAGTCAAATATGGAATTGATAGACTCCCCGATGAACAAGCCACTGGCTTGCAGATCATCTTCCTGCCCGTCACCATCAGCATCCAGCCCTACCAAAGACACGATTTCGTTACGGTTGGCAGCCAGGTTAAAATTCAGGTTCCAGGCAAAATCATTTCTCTTTACCGGCTGGCTATTGATAGCTAGTTCTATTCCGCGGTTGGCTACTTCCCCTACGTTGGAAGTGATCTGTTCAAAGCCGGTAATTTCGGGAATAGAGACATCAAAAATGAGGTCGTTGGTGGTGGTGCTATAGTAATCAATGCTACCGCCCAGGCGATTACTCAGCATTGAGAAATCAAGACCGAAGTTGAAGCCGGTAGTGGTTTCCCAACTCAGGTTGGGGTTAGCCAGGCGGGTTACTTCCTGCCCAAACAGGGTAGAGCCTCCATCACCAAACACATAGGCTGCATAGGTATTGAGTACTGCCAGGGAAGCATAGCGGTCTACCAGGTTACCGTTGGTACCATATGAGCCTCTTAGCTTTAAATTGTTAATCCAGCTCTGATCAATGAAATTTTCTTCGCTGAGCACCCAGCCTACACCTAAGGAAGGAAAGAGCGCTGTCTTTTCATTTCTGGCAAAGCCCGAGAACCCATCGCGGCGCAGGGTAGCGGTGACCAGGTACTTATAATCAAACTCATAATTCAGACGTGCCATCTGGTATAAATAGCTCTCGTCCCAGGCTTCAGACTCGATCGTTTGAATAGCAGCAAGACTCAGGTCATTGTAGCTCAGGCGCAGGTTGTTATAGTTGGTACCTGTAGCCAAAGTGGTTTCATAGTTTCTTTCTCTTTGCCCTGCTACAAGGGTCAGGTCTATCTGATGTTTTTCGCCTAATTCTTTTTTATAATTGATGATGTGGTCTAATGTCCAGTCGTACCAGGTTTCGTTTGCTTTGAAAGCCCCACCTGAAGCTCCGTTCTCATATACGTTGCTGCTATAGTGCCGATCCCAGGCATAGTTATTACCGAAATTAAGCCGATAGTTCAGGCCTTCTACAAAGGGCAGACTCAGGTCAGCATAGAAGTTACCGAAAAGGCTGTTGCGCTTTTCAAAATCATCTGCTGCTGCATCCAGAAAGGGATTGGAAAGATTCGCACCGTTTGGATTTAAAATATATTCACCATCTTCTCCGCTGGGCTGGACCAAAGGGGCCATTCTGGACAGGGTGCTGATCACTGGCGCATTACCTGAATAATCGGAGAACGAGCCAAAGGTTTGAGCACCTATCTTGAACCAGTCAAAAATCTGGTTTTCTAAATTAATCCTCGCGGTAATACGCTCAAACTCGTCATTGATGATATAGCCCTTTTGCTTAGTATAGCCGCCTGATAGATAATAGGATACATCACCGCTACTGCCCCTCACACTTAGGTTATGTGCATTGATATAGCCGGGGTCAGTAGCGGCATCCCACCAATCGTAATCCGTGCCATTGTCAAAGCCAGCTCTCAGCTCGGGATCTCCTACGATATCTGCATAAGACCAGTCTGGTTTTAGCTCAGTGTATTCAGGCTCCTGATAAGATGCTTCCCAGTCCACGTCAAAAGACTTTTGAATAAACTGCTCCCGATCCATCAGAGTAAGTGTATTGCTAGGGTTTTGGGTAGTAAATGAACCCGTATAGTTGAACACTGGCTTGGAAGATTTATTTCCACCTTTGGTGGTAATCAGCATCACACCGTTGGCGGCCTGCGCTCCGTAGATAGCCATACTACTGGGGTCTTTGAGGATGTCTATAGACTCAATATCATTGGGGTTAAGGTCATTAAGACTACCGGTATAGATAATTCCGTCTACTACCAGCAGTACATCCTGATTTCCGTTAATAGTAGACCTCCCTCGCACAGAAATGTTGGGGTTCTCCCCTGCTGCATCCACCTGTCCGACATTAAGTCCGGGCACTGTGCCCTGAAGAGATTGGGCGATGTTTACATTGGGTGATTCCCTGAATGATTCAATATCCGCTCTTACCACCGCGCCAGTCAGGTCGCTTTTTTCCTGGGTACCATAACCCACAACTACGACTTCAGAAAGCGACTGAATATCGGGAAACAAGTTCAGGTTAATCTGATTACGACCGTTGATCTCTACCTCTTCAGTTTCATAACCGATAGAAGAAAATACCAATATGCTAACGTTATCATCAACTGTAAGGCGATAATTGCCCTCTATGTCGGTTACAGTACCGCTAGTGGTCCCTTTGGCCAGTACATTGACGCCCGGAAGCGGCTCACCTGACTCTCCGTCGGTCACTATTCCACTTACTGTTCCCAAGGCTTTTACATGACCAGCAAACATCATGGGGTGCCTGCTGAAAGAAACTAAGCCACCCTGTTTACTGTCACCGATATTTTCTAATATTCTGAATGAGCCAGGAGTGCTTTCAACCCTCTTGATTTCTCCTTCTTCTTTTTTAGGAAAAATAGCATAAGAGGCATCTTCAAACTTTTTGAAGTCAAGCCCCAGCGGAGATAGAAGGAGGCGCAAGCTGCTTTCCAGATCTTCTTTTTCTAAAATATTCGGTATTTTTTGAGTAACCTTTTTATGCTGGATGGTTTCCGAATCGTAGTTAAACTCTGCACCAAATTTTTCGGATAGTTTTGATAATACCACGGAAAGCTCTTGTTCCTCATCCTGATAGGGGTTGTTGGGCGCTACATTAGCTTGCAAAGCTGTATGCGCCGCAAGCGCCTGTGCCTGCAGCTGGTTTATCAGCGGGGCTAGTAATATCATGCATGACAGCAAAAGACTGTAGCGCGATCGTAAGGTTAGTTTCATAAGTTGATGTATTTTAGTAGTAGTTAATTTCAAGGAAGCCTTTTGCTCGCGATTTGCTGTCTGCCAGGATAAGGCTTCCGCTTTTTTACTTGTCTGTGATGGTTATCTTTTGATCATTTCTGTCAATTTTAAGGTTATACACTACGGCCATTTTGGCCAGTAGAATATCCAGCTTATCTGCCGGAGCAGCACCGGTAAACTCTCTCTCCAATAAGCCTGTTGATTGCACAGATACTTTGAGGCCATAGTTATCTTCTATAAGCTGAATGATTTCTGTAATGGGAGTATGGTCAAAAAGTAACTTATTCTCTTTCCAGGATGTGTAATGCGATGTATCCACTACTTTTTTCACTACTTCACGCTTGACTTTGCTCACCGCCACCATGTCACCCGGCTCCATCATAATCTCTCTTTCAGCACTTTCTGATGCTTGCCGCAGGTTTAGTTTCACACTTCCTGAGCTCAATACCACTTTAGTCTCCTGGTGTCGATGATTGACATTAAATGCAGTTCCCAGCACTTCTACGTGAACACTCCCGGTGTGGACAATAAATTTGGCCGGCTGACCGGAGGGAGTCACCTTTTCCTCTACTTCAAAAAATGCTTCTCCTTCCAACCATACTGTCCGCTCAGCAGCATCTTTCCAACTGCTTTCCTCCAGGCTAAGTGATGAATTCGCATTCAGTACGACCAGCGAAGAATCGGGAAGCCTAAGCTTCTTTGTCTCCCCATATGCAGTGTGATACTCAGTAACCTCAAGGGAAGAAGTAAGCAAAAAGTAAATACTTGCTAAAAGGATTAAGCCACTTACCGTTGCGGCAACAGCA
Proteins encoded:
- a CDS encoding RagB/SusD family nutrient uptake outer membrane protein, with product MKKYRKYLLILTLALAVISCNEDKILEETPLDFASPENAFETISDFNSSVYALYDNLRVMLSASEHRPLDYLYGTDIGYNGAQQLNQRFGSYLATLTPSSEQAEYHWNQYYKIISSANIILDRLGESQLTDEQKVKIEAEAKLFRGLSYRNLGYLYGGVPIELEAVSSPKTDYQRASRQAVYEQAVADLEFAAQNLAGINDVADGQVSDLAAYHLLAETYLALERWSDAITAASVVIDHPSTALMTERFGSRQNEQGDVYWDLYRRNNQNRSAGNTEGIWVFQQEIDVLGGELQSGSREGAQLERDHAPRPYAFSVKDPSGVSPFLPLGVSYTSGRGIGRLRGTDHLNYGIWQNSDWNDMRNSEHNFIRDVAFNNPESEWYGQMISDHMELFRQDNEDTIRRFYPFQSKVFTPGNHPPELFVDPVLQTLNASTAGSTYTDQYFIRLAETYLLRAEAHLGNGDVSSAAADINVVRGRAQATPVTPDEVDIDYILDERMRELGVEEKRRLTLNRLGLLYDRASRYCNGNPVATNFGCDVQPYHNLFPIPFDEIESNTGALLEQNPGYSAE
- a CDS encoding SusC/RagA family TonB-linked outer membrane protein; the encoded protein is MKLTLRSRYSLLLSCMILLAPLINQLQAQALAAHTALQANVAPNNPYQDEEQELSVVLSKLSEKFGAEFNYDSETIQHKKVTQKIPNILEKEDLESSLRLLLSPLGLDFKKFEDASYAIFPKKEEGEIKRVESTPGSFRILENIGDSKQGGLVSFSRHPMMFAGHVKALGTVSGIVTDGESGEPLPGVNVLAKGTTSGTVTDIEGNYRLTVDDNVSILVFSSIGYETEEVEINGRNQINLNLFPDIQSLSEVVVVGYGTQEKSDLTGAVVRADIESFRESPNVNIAQSLQGTVPGLNVGQVDAAGENPNISVRGRSTINGNQDVLLVVDGIIYTGSLNDLNPNDIESIDILKDPSSMAIYGAQAANGVMLITTKGGNKSSKPVFNYTGSFTTQNPSNTLTLMDREQFIQKSFDVDWEASYQEPEYTELKPDWSYADIVGDPELRAGFDNGTDYDWWDAATDPGYINAHNLSVRGSSGDVSYYLSGGYTKQKGYIINDEFERITARINLENQIFDWFKIGAQTFGSFSDYSGNAPVISTLSRMAPLVQPSGEDGEYILNPNGANLSNPFLDAAADDFEKRNSLFGNFYADLSLPFVEGLNYRLNFGNNYAWDRHYSSNVYENGASGGAFKANETWYDWTLDHIINYKKELGEKHQIDLTLVAGQRERNYETTLATGTNYNNLRLSYNDLSLAAIQTIESEAWDESYLYQMARLNYEFDYKYLVTATLRRDGFSGFARNEKTALFPSLGVGWVLSEENFIDQSWINNLKLRGSYGTNGNLVDRYASLAVLNTYAAYVFGDGGSTLFGQEVTRLANPNLSWETTTGFNFGLDFSMLSNRLGGSIDYYSTTTNDLIFDVSIPEITGFEQITSNVGEVANRGIELAINSQPVKRNDFAWNLNFNLAANRNEIVSLVGLDADGDGQEDDLQASGLFIGESINSIFDYESAGIIQLGEEAPEGFFVGTHRIVDQNGDDFIDPNDRVILGREEPAYSFGILNEFTYKNFTFRFFLNAVQGGKDSYRGRNMLDGFGSADNIRRNNMWNGYDYWTPANPDARYRRLDQEPAFDYIYYGDRSFVRLQDITLAYRLNSNLAENIGIRNLKVFVSGKNLYTWTDWQGWDPETESGFGTNGRPVLRGFSVGLDMSF
- a CDS encoding FecR domain-containing protein, with amino-acid sequence MPDPHYTAKDFLLDEHFHQWVKSPTTEINNYWQEFIRLHPEAKQEIEEARSIILQLDFQENKRAVSAKTRIKAKIDSAIQEKAQPGLFGNERHMQLSDTRKLFTRSWFAVAATVSGLILLASIYFLLTSSLEVTEYHTAYGETKKLRLPDSSLVVLNANSSLSLEESSWKDAAERTVWLEGEAFFEVEEKVTPSGQPAKFIVHTGSVHVEVLGTAFNVNHRHQETKVVLSSGSVKLNLRQASESAEREIMMEPGDMVAVSKVKREVVKKVVDTSHYTSWKENKLLFDHTPITEIIQLIEDNYGLKVSVQSTGLLEREFTGAAPADKLDILLAKMAVVYNLKIDRNDQKITITDK